Proteins encoded within one genomic window of Panacibacter microcysteis:
- a CDS encoding gluconokinase encodes MQHFIAIDLGTTHSKAVIADGQGSVMHVAKANVVSLIEEDGAHTQDAEAIYNNVVQLLQESCAFSVAAGARIACVSFSAAMHSFLAVDSSGKPLMPAMTWADSRSKKYAQQLRPTEQGKDIYKNTGTAIHTMSPLCKLLWLKNERPALFNEAAKFISIKEYICFRLFDTYIIDEGIASATGLYNIYSHAWHTPSLMLAGIDEQKLSAVVATTHVETNVNATVKQMLALPYDVPFVMGGNDGCLANLGCGALTPGTAVLTLGTSGAVRLTIPAPAIKPLNGLFRYILTKDLYVTGGPINNGGAALEWFATNMLQKPLNEGDNFNDVMQLAATADAASEGVFFQPYLLGERAPVWDEDSCGIFYGLKAHHKPAHLTRAVIEGISFSLLQIMQNIEQQNNDIGAVYISGFVTQSDFWLQLLADMFGKKVILNDIADASALGAAFIGMTATGFVKDITDVKQFISTDKVFHPNPAVHGVYEKSFRKYLQIYPAMQHISKEIM; translated from the coding sequence ATGCAACATTTTATTGCCATTGACCTTGGCACTACACATTCTAAGGCGGTAATTGCAGACGGGCAGGGATCTGTTATGCATGTTGCCAAAGCAAATGTAGTATCGCTTATTGAAGAAGACGGGGCTCACACGCAGGATGCAGAAGCCATCTATAACAACGTCGTTCAACTACTGCAGGAGTCTTGTGCCTTCTCCGTTGCTGCCGGCGCACGCATTGCCTGTGTAAGTTTCAGCGCGGCCATGCATAGTTTCCTGGCTGTAGACAGCAGTGGTAAACCGCTGATGCCTGCAATGACGTGGGCAGACAGCCGTAGTAAAAAATATGCGCAACAACTGAGGCCCACCGAACAGGGAAAAGATATCTATAAAAATACAGGTACCGCCATACATACCATGTCGCCACTGTGCAAACTATTATGGCTGAAAAATGAACGCCCTGCACTATTTAACGAAGCTGCAAAATTTATCTCGATCAAAGAATACATATGCTTCCGGCTGTTTGATACATATATCATTGATGAGGGTATTGCATCTGCTACTGGTCTTTACAATATCTATTCCCATGCCTGGCACACACCTTCACTTATGCTTGCCGGGATTGATGAACAGAAACTATCCGCCGTTGTAGCAACCACGCATGTAGAAACAAATGTAAATGCTACTGTAAAACAAATGCTCGCACTGCCGTACGATGTGCCGTTTGTAATGGGCGGCAACGATGGCTGTCTCGCCAATCTTGGTTGTGGTGCACTTACACCAGGTACGGCTGTGTTAACACTGGGCACCAGTGGCGCGGTGCGGCTAACAATTCCTGCACCTGCAATAAAACCGTTGAATGGATTGTTCCGCTACATTCTTACAAAAGACCTGTATGTAACAGGCGGACCAATAAACAACGGCGGTGCTGCACTTGAGTGGTTTGCTACCAACATGCTGCAGAAGCCATTGAATGAAGGTGACAACTTTAATGATGTAATGCAACTGGCTGCCACTGCAGATGCCGCCAGCGAAGGTGTTTTTTTTCAGCCTTACCTGTTGGGAGAACGTGCACCCGTGTGGGACGAAGACAGTTGTGGTATATTCTACGGTTTAAAAGCCCATCACAAACCGGCGCATCTTACAAGGGCTGTTATTGAAGGTATTTCTTTTTCATTATTGCAGATCATGCAAAACATCGAACAGCAAAACAACGATATTGGCGCTGTTTACATCAGCGGCTTTGTTACGCAGTCAGATTTCTGGCTGCAATTGCTGGCAGACATGTTTGGCAAAAAAGTGATCTTGAATGACATTGCAGATGCATCGGCATTGGGTGCCGCTTTTATAGGTATGACCGCTACGGGTTTTGTAAAGGATATCACTGATGTAAAGCAGTTTATCTCCACTGACAAGGTGTTTCATCCAAACCCCGCCGTGCATGGTGTTTATGAGAAAAGTTTCCGGAAGTACTTGCAAATCTACCCAGCCATGCAGCATATAAGTAAAGAGATAATGTAG
- a CDS encoding PA2169 family four-helix-bundle protein — protein sequence MNNSAETAEILNDLIEIHNDRIVGYEKAVKELKDEDEDLKILFTGLVGQSHQCKLELGTEVQVLGKDMETGTTNRGKIYRVWMDVKAAFTAKSSHAILESCEFGEDAAQRAYEDALSSEHLPAYIREMLEKQRAVLLASHNEVKALRDQYA from the coding sequence ATGAATAATTCAGCAGAAACTGCAGAAATCCTCAACGATCTGATAGAAATTCACAACGACCGTATTGTTGGATATGAAAAAGCAGTAAAAGAATTGAAAGATGAAGACGAAGATCTTAAAATACTCTTCACCGGGCTTGTTGGCCAAAGTCATCAATGCAAACTGGAACTGGGAACAGAAGTGCAGGTGTTAGGGAAAGACATGGAAACCGGTACCACAAACAGAGGAAAAATTTACCGTGTATGGATGGATGTTAAAGCTGCCTTTACAGCAAAAAGCAGTCATGCTATTCTTGAAAGCTGTGAATTTGGCGAAGATGCTGCGCAAAGAGCGTATGAAGATGCACTTTCTTCAGAACATCTGCCTGCTTACATCCGTGAAATGCTCGAGAAACAACGGGCTGTTTTGCTTGCTTCTCACAACGAAGTAAAAGCTTTACGCGATCAATACGCATAA
- a CDS encoding DUF4385 domain-containing protein, producing the protein MPFAKFDYSLDYKNLDLRKQPGLYRTGLGEQGVLLAEPYKSEILPYWKFKTPKEAKTSAKKIYALFLGYRKQHDFIGMDMARKFIQMGFTRSRRYANHKSGKKYKGPVPADKKGKSGSHGREQLPLQIDEAKAESALIFKSFLERVKRDKTYMHALAAHKEQYKTK; encoded by the coding sequence ATGCCTTTTGCAAAATTTGATTACAGTCTTGACTACAAAAATCTTGACCTGCGTAAGCAGCCCGGGTTGTACAGAACAGGTTTGGGTGAGCAGGGCGTGTTGCTGGCAGAACCCTATAAATCTGAAATACTGCCCTATTGGAAATTTAAAACACCAAAGGAAGCTAAAACATCAGCCAAAAAAATATACGCGCTGTTTCTTGGCTATAGAAAACAACATGATTTTATAGGTATGGATATGGCAAGAAAATTTATCCAGATGGGGTTTACACGCAGCCGTCGTTACGCCAATCATAAGTCTGGCAAAAAATACAAAGGCCCGGTACCTGCAGATAAGAAAGGTAAAAGTGGCAGCCATGGCCGGGAGCAATTGCCATTGCAAATCGATGAAGCCAAGGCAGAGAGCGCACTTATTTTTAAATCATTCTTAGAACGGGTAAAGCGCGACAAAACATACATGCATGCCTTAGCTGCACATAAGGAGCAATACAAAACAAAATAA
- a CDS encoding NUDIX hydrolase, with protein sequence MGKLKICAGGFIMKENRFLFGRRSAKKKWAPGVWDIAGGHAETGEDIYDTLIRETFEETGIIVKNAELLTVTDVWDANNQDYFTYHIYMITAWEGQPANTSDEHTALAWFTLNELYELPLALSFYPMLIEKWMNAQASANIV encoded by the coding sequence ATGGGCAAGCTGAAGATTTGTGCAGGAGGTTTTATCATGAAAGAAAACAGGTTTTTGTTCGGCAGGCGCTCAGCAAAAAAGAAATGGGCACCCGGCGTATGGGATATTGCCGGCGGACATGCAGAAACCGGTGAAGATATTTATGATACATTGATAAGAGAAACTTTTGAAGAAACCGGTATCATTGTAAAAAATGCAGAACTGCTTACCGTTACAGATGTGTGGGATGCAAACAACCAGGATTATTTCACCTATCATATTTACATGATCACTGCATGGGAAGGACAGCCTGCTAATACTTCAGATGAGCATACGGCACTTGCATGGTTTACTTTAAATGAACTATATGAATTGCCTTTGGCACTATCATTTTATCCTATGCTGATAGAGAAATGGATGAATGCGCAGGCATCTGCCAATATCGTATAA
- a CDS encoding FAD/NAD(P)-binding protein has protein sequence MELRNNYRRFAIIGGGPSGMFMFKRLIESGLENLDITIYEASESLGKGMPYSHTGANHEHITNVSDNEIPALVTSVEDWLHSAPTEVLKAFDITPAKFNEYKVLPRLFFGEYLSAQFELLIKLATKKKIKVQVHLNTPVEDVSDNMISEKVTVTAGESTTVFDAVIICTGHNWPLKNEGKIPGYFDSPYPPSKLARQVNFPVAIKGASLTAIDAVRTLARSNGSFYKNKDGMLCYKVHENSEGFKIVLHSKDGLLPAVRFHLEDSHLSNESMLTSDALKKHMQQNDGFVSLDYLFEWNFKEPIRKHDPAFYDEIKDMTLEAFVESMMDMRENIDAFNLLKAEYTEAEQSIKRRQSVYWKEMLAVLSFAMNYPAKHLSAEDMLRLKKVLMPLISIVIAFVPQSSCREIIALHDAGVLSLIAVDEKSDAKPHDEEGAVYHYDHNGEKSETHYRMFVDCVGQPHLSIKDFPFESLVKNGTLSPARIRFRSEEEGRNAMQNGNKQVEADAGGAYFLQVPGITIDDQFRAVDMYGAVNDRVYIMAVPYIGGYNPDYSGLDFGEAASEKIMTGIENAHRKANVDGQLSPDHLSTASGLK, from the coding sequence ATGGAATTGAGAAATAATTACAGGCGCTTTGCGATTATTGGCGGAGGCCCTTCGGGTATGTTTATGTTTAAAAGACTTATTGAATCAGGACTGGAAAACTTAGACATAACCATCTATGAAGCCAGCGAAAGCCTTGGTAAAGGGATGCCTTACAGCCATACCGGTGCAAACCATGAGCATATAACCAATGTGTCTGACAACGAAATACCAGCGCTTGTAACATCTGTTGAAGACTGGCTGCATAGCGCACCAACAGAAGTTTTAAAGGCATTTGACATAACGCCTGCGAAGTTTAACGAGTACAAAGTTTTACCCAGGCTCTTTTTTGGAGAATATCTTTCCGCACAATTTGAACTGCTGATTAAACTGGCAACAAAAAAGAAAATAAAAGTGCAGGTGCATTTGAATACGCCGGTTGAAGATGTGTCAGACAATATGATAAGTGAAAAAGTGACCGTTACTGCTGGGGAAAGCACCACCGTTTTTGATGCAGTCATCATTTGCACCGGTCACAACTGGCCGTTGAAAAACGAAGGCAAAATTCCCGGGTATTTTGATTCACCTTATCCGCCTTCGAAACTGGCCAGGCAGGTGAATTTTCCTGTTGCAATTAAAGGTGCTTCGCTAACTGCGATAGATGCTGTGCGTACGCTTGCAAGAAGCAATGGCAGCTTTTACAAAAACAAAGATGGCATGTTGTGTTATAAAGTGCATGAAAATAGTGAAGGCTTTAAAATTGTATTGCATTCAAAAGATGGATTATTGCCTGCAGTGCGCTTTCACCTCGAAGACTCGCACCTTTCAAATGAATCTATGCTAACAAGCGATGCATTAAAAAAACACATGCAGCAAAACGACGGGTTTGTATCGCTGGATTACCTGTTTGAATGGAATTTTAAAGAGCCGATCAGGAAGCATGACCCTGCATTTTATGATGAGATAAAAGACATGACACTGGAAGCTTTTGTAGAAAGCATGATGGATATGCGTGAAAACATAGACGCTTTTAACCTGCTGAAAGCGGAGTACACAGAAGCGGAACAATCCATTAAAAGGAGGCAGTCTGTGTATTGGAAGGAAATGCTGGCGGTATTAAGCTTTGCGATGAATTACCCGGCGAAACATTTGTCTGCCGAAGATATGCTACGATTGAAGAAAGTGCTGATGCCGCTTATTTCTATTGTAATAGCCTTTGTACCGCAGAGTTCCTGCCGCGAAATTATTGCACTGCATGATGCCGGTGTTTTATCACTGATAGCGGTTGACGAAAAAAGTGATGCCAAACCGCATGATGAAGAAGGTGCGGTCTATCACTATGATCATAATGGTGAAAAAAGTGAGACGCATTATAGAATGTTTGTCGATTGTGTAGGCCAGCCACATTTATCTATTAAAGATTTTCCTTTTGAAAGCCTCGTAAAGAACGGAACATTATCGCCAGCAAGAATCAGGTTCAGGTCTGAAGAGGAAGGCCGCAATGCTATGCAAAATGGCAATAAACAGGTAGAGGCTGATGCCGGCGGCGCTTATTTTTTACAGGTGCCAGGTATAACAATAGATGACCAGTTTCGTGCAGTTGACATGTATGGCGCTGTGAATGATCGTGTGTATATCATGGCGGTGCCTTATATCGGTGGTTACAATCCTGATTATTCGGGGCTGGATTTTGGTGAAGCGGCCTCTGAGAAGATAATGACCGGCATCGAAAACGCTCACAGGAAGGCGAACGTTGACGGTCAGCTATCACCCGACCATTTATCTACGGCGTCCGGTTTAAAATAA
- a CDS encoding DUF1543 domain-containing protein, translating to MPRLYMFLAGCLPTGRNTEQHDVYFAIGSNVKELLPGIIEWWPEAGRSLHIDAWRVVSNVAGFGVHVTTEAPPANNTRLFFLNLGGYRHGEFEEFHYKIIAAATSKGDAIRQAKQTAFYRHTGFKGAPAHIDDKYGVDVDDVYEIQDILPAGMRQQYHVSLQLQEGLSEDEIHLGYFKPDAVDKWSGDS from the coding sequence ATGCCCAGATTATATATGTTCCTGGCCGGTTGTTTACCAACGGGTCGCAACACCGAACAACATGATGTGTACTTTGCGATCGGTAGCAATGTAAAAGAACTGCTGCCGGGTATTATTGAGTGGTGGCCGGAAGCAGGCCGTTCATTACATATTGATGCATGGCGTGTAGTGAGCAACGTAGCGGGTTTTGGCGTGCATGTTACAACCGAGGCACCGCCAGCAAATAATACGAGGCTTTTCTTCCTGAACCTCGGCGGCTACCGGCATGGTGAATTCGAGGAATTTCATTACAAGATAATTGCAGCTGCAACCAGTAAGGGAGATGCCATCAGGCAGGCAAAGCAAACAGCGTTTTACAGGCACACAGGTTTTAAGGGTGCACCCGCACATATCGATGATAAGTACGGGGTAGATGTAGATGACGTGTACGAAATACAGGACATCCTGCCTGCCGGCATGAGGCAGCAGTATCATGTATCGCTACAACTGCAGGAAGGACTATCCGAAGATGAGATACACCTTGGTTATTTTAAACCGGACGCCGTAGATAAATGGTCGGGTGATAGCTGA
- a CDS encoding PAS domain-containing sensor histidine kinase, which yields MNDLDVPEQAIFTALIDRTNHICFAFDIDNKKFVYLNRALQFFFRLTDEHIKNNANVLLEYLYEDDAAYAKEGYQKVMEQGLIQNVVLRIKLPDSIIRTLEVEAWQINIKGHNYIAGIANDITEESNQLFVVNRFAEKKNSILEILSHDLAAPLGNIQMCAALLKSDRQKLNNQAIADMLDKIIANSDKGLKLIREFLKKEFLETFEAALVKLRIDIVEKINNFVEEFKRAGSRLNRSVTVSANTQPVFVHVDEPKFIQVIQNLLSNAIKFTPEGGIINISITDRETDVLITIKDNGIGIPTHLQKDLFERFSKAGRPGLQGQKSVGLGMSIIKKIIEWHNGKIWFESAEKKGTTFYIEIPKEQGED from the coding sequence ATGAACGATTTAGACGTACCCGAACAAGCAATCTTTACCGCACTGATAGACCGTACCAATCACATTTGTTTTGCTTTTGATATCGACAACAAAAAATTTGTTTACCTCAACAGGGCATTGCAATTTTTTTTTCGCCTAACCGATGAACATATAAAAAACAATGCAAATGTTTTGTTGGAATATCTTTATGAAGATGATGCGGCGTATGCAAAGGAGGGTTATCAAAAAGTGATGGAGCAGGGGCTTATACAAAATGTTGTGTTGCGCATAAAGCTGCCCGACAGTATTATACGCACACTGGAAGTGGAAGCATGGCAGATAAATATCAAAGGACATAATTACATTGCCGGCATTGCCAATGACATTACTGAAGAATCAAACCAGTTGTTTGTAGTGAACAGGTTTGCGGAAAAGAAAAACTCGATTTTAGAGATCTTATCGCACGATCTTGCAGCGCCGCTGGGAAATATTCAAATGTGTGCCGCATTGTTAAAATCAGACCGACAAAAATTAAACAACCAGGCAATAGCAGACATGTTGGATAAGATCATTGCCAACAGTGACAAAGGTTTGAAACTGATCAGGGAATTTTTGAAAAAAGAATTTTTGGAAACTTTTGAAGCGGCACTTGTAAAATTGAGGATAGACATCGTAGAAAAGATCAACAATTTTGTGGAAGAGTTTAAGCGTGCGGGTTCAAGACTCAACAGGTCGGTTACTGTATCTGCCAATACGCAACCAGTGTTTGTGCACGTAGATGAACCGAAATTTATACAGGTTATACAAAACCTGCTTTCCAATGCTATAAAATTTACACCGGAAGGCGGTATCATCAACATAAGCATTACAGACCGCGAAACAGATGTACTGATCACAATTAAAGATAACGGCATTGGTATTCCAACACACTTGCAAAAAGATCTCTTTGAAAGATTTTCAAAAGCCGGCAGACCAGGCCTGCAGGGGCAGAAATCAGTAGGCCTGGGCATGTCTATAATAAAGAAAATCATTGAGTGGCACAATGGTAAAATCTGGTTTGAAAGTGCTGAAAAAAAAGGAACAACCTTTTATATCGAAATACCAAAAGAACAGGGTGAAGATTAA
- a CDS encoding alpha-glucuronidase family glycosyl hydrolase: MIKKAVVLLVTLFYAVLLQAEDGYRLWLRYDSITDAALLKHYRQNITAIHFDATSQVLNAAAAELLQGLQGLMGQEIVQTNAIQDGSVVAGTAQNKIISSIISTEETDKTGKEGFIIKTAMYKGRKIIVVTATRDVGVLYGCFALLRLLQTNQQINTLNITSVPKVKLRMLNHWDNLNRTVERGYAGMSIWNWHKLPGYIDQRYIDYARANASVGINGVVLNNVNANAVILSPAYLEKVAALAAVFRPYGIKVYLSARFSAPIEIGNLETADPLNAGVQAFWQQKADELYSYIPDFGGFLVKANSEGQPGPQNYNRSHADGANMLAAALKPHGGIVIWRAFVYNNNDDDRFKQAYNEFQPLDGKFSDNVLVQVKNGPVDFQPREPFHPLFGAMPATPLMMEFQLTQEYLGFSTHLVFLAPLFKECLDADTYAKGKGSQVAKIVDGSLEQHVLSGMAGVSNIGSDINWTGHPFAQANWYALGRLAWDYTLSASEIADEWLRQTFTNDNMFLKAVKPMMLDSREICVNYMTPLGLHHLMGYSHHYGPAPWYNKAERADWNPVYFHKADKNGVGFDRTPKGSNAIAQYNTVIAGKFGNLKSCDEQFMLWFHHVPWTHMMQSGNNLWEALCYRYYSGADSVAWMQRQWESVKNIVDEERFKQVKMLLGIQKEEAIWWRNACVLYFQTFSGMQIPAALERPGKILDYYKSLSFPYAPGIGGNQ, translated from the coding sequence ATGATCAAAAAAGCAGTGGTTCTTTTAGTAACCCTATTCTACGCCGTTTTGTTGCAGGCTGAAGATGGGTACAGGTTGTGGTTACGGTACGACAGCATAACGGACGCCGCATTGCTGAAACATTACCGGCAAAACATTACAGCTATACATTTTGATGCAACATCGCAGGTGTTAAATGCAGCCGCAGCAGAGTTGCTGCAGGGGTTGCAGGGGCTAATGGGACAAGAGATTGTACAGACAAACGCCATTCAGGATGGGAGTGTGGTAGCCGGTACGGCTCAGAACAAGATTATATCCTCAATCATCAGCACGGAAGAAACAGATAAAACAGGTAAGGAGGGTTTTATCATAAAAACTGCTATGTACAAGGGTAGAAAGATCATTGTAGTTACGGCAACCCGGGATGTTGGTGTACTATATGGTTGTTTTGCCTTGCTGCGGTTATTACAAACAAACCAGCAGATCAATACACTTAACATTACGAGCGTACCAAAGGTTAAGCTGCGTATGCTCAATCATTGGGACAACCTCAATCGTACAGTAGAAAGAGGTTACGCCGGCATGTCGATATGGAACTGGCATAAGTTACCGGGTTACATAGATCAGCGCTATATTGATTACGCAAGGGCTAATGCGTCGGTTGGCATAAACGGTGTAGTATTAAATAATGTAAATGCAAATGCCGTCATTTTATCACCGGCGTATCTGGAAAAAGTTGCGGCGCTTGCAGCTGTCTTCAGGCCTTATGGTATAAAAGTTTATTTGTCAGCGAGGTTCAGTGCTCCAATAGAAATTGGTAACCTGGAAACAGCCGATCCCCTTAATGCAGGTGTACAGGCATTCTGGCAGCAGAAGGCAGATGAATTGTACAGTTATATACCAGACTTTGGCGGTTTTCTTGTGAAGGCAAATTCTGAAGGGCAGCCTGGCCCGCAGAACTACAACCGGTCTCATGCCGACGGTGCAAATATGCTGGCAGCGGCATTAAAGCCACATGGTGGGATAGTTATCTGGCGAGCATTTGTATATAATAATAATGACGATGACAGGTTTAAGCAGGCTTATAACGAGTTTCAGCCACTCGATGGAAAGTTTAGTGATAATGTGCTTGTGCAGGTAAAAAACGGCCCGGTTGATTTTCAGCCACGGGAGCCTTTTCATCCCTTGTTTGGGGCAATGCCCGCAACGCCATTGATGATGGAATTTCAGCTAACACAGGAATACCTAGGCTTTTCGACACACCTTGTATTTCTTGCGCCGTTATTCAAAGAATGCCTGGATGCGGATACCTATGCAAAGGGGAAAGGCTCGCAGGTAGCTAAGATCGTTGATGGTTCGCTGGAGCAGCATGTGCTCTCCGGCATGGCAGGTGTGTCGAATATCGGCAGTGACATCAACTGGACGGGTCATCCCTTTGCACAGGCTAACTGGTATGCGCTCGGGCGACTGGCCTGGGATTACACCTTATCAGCAAGTGAGATTGCTGATGAGTGGTTGCGGCAAACATTCACTAATGACAATATGTTTTTGAAGGCAGTCAAACCCATGATGCTTGATTCGAGGGAGATTTGTGTAAACTACATGACGCCGTTGGGATTGCATCACCTCATGGGCTACAGCCACCATTACGGACCTGCGCCATGGTACAATAAAGCAGAAAGAGCAGACTGGAACCCTGTTTACTTTCACAAGGCTGATAAGAACGGTGTTGGTTTTGACCGTACCCCAAAAGGTAGTAATGCTATTGCGCAATACAATACGGTAATTGCCGGGAAATTTGGTAATCTGAAAAGTTGTGATGAGCAATTTATGTTGTGGTTTCATCATGTTCCATGGACGCACATGATGCAATCAGGCAATAATCTGTGGGAAGCACTTTGCTACAGGTATTATAGCGGTGCAGACAGTGTGGCGTGGATGCAAAGGCAATGGGAAAGCGTGAAGAATATAGTGGATGAGGAACGTTTTAAGCAGGTAAAGATGCTGCTCGGTATTCAAAAAGAAGAGGCCATATGGTGGCGCAATGCCTGTGTGCTATATTTTCAAACCTTTTCAGGTATGCAAATTCCTGCGGCATTGGAGCGCCCCGGTAAAATACTTGATTATTACAAAAGCCTTAGCTTTCCTTACGCACCGGGTATTGGCGGAAATCAATAA
- a CDS encoding polysaccharide deacetylase family protein, protein MKPKCLLVIFICCCLGSFAQKLDSVTYAEKLGYPKGAKVVILHVDDAGMSFDSNEGAANAITKGVANSVSVMMPCPWVPGFVQFLQQHPKVDAGLHLTLTSEWKQYRWGPLLGKPKVPGLVDHEGALWHSVADVVSHAKPEEVYAEIKAQLERAKEMGFTPTHMDSHMGTLFANLGFLQMYIRLGIENKIPVMMPGGHNALIAVQMKMPQEQLYQLRGVGTVLWNAGLPVLDDLHNETYDWKVPDDVKNDDKKLQAWKTQRYVEAIKTFKPGITMMIMHCTATTEVFSHISDSGPVRRGDLLVMQDPVFKKALEDEHIILTTWKELMERRSKQP, encoded by the coding sequence ATGAAACCTAAGTGCCTGTTGGTAATATTTATTTGCTGCTGCCTCGGCAGCTTTGCACAAAAATTAGACTCGGTAACATATGCAGAAAAACTGGGCTATCCCAAAGGAGCTAAAGTGGTAATACTGCATGTGGACGATGCAGGCATGAGTTTCGATTCTAATGAAGGCGCAGCAAATGCCATTACCAAAGGCGTTGCAAATTCTGTCAGCGTAATGATGCCTTGCCCGTGGGTGCCTGGTTTTGTACAGTTTTTACAACAACACCCAAAGGTTGATGCGGGGCTGCACCTTACCCTTACATCAGAATGGAAGCAATACCGCTGGGGGCCGTTGCTGGGTAAACCAAAAGTGCCCGGCCTGGTAGATCATGAAGGCGCCTTGTGGCATTCGGTAGCAGATGTGGTAAGCCATGCAAAACCAGAAGAGGTGTATGCTGAAATAAAAGCACAGCTTGAGCGTGCAAAAGAGATGGGCTTTACGCCAACACATATGGACAGCCATATGGGTACATTGTTTGCCAATCTTGGTTTTTTGCAGATGTACATAAGACTTGGCATTGAAAATAAGATACCCGTAATGATGCCCGGCGGACATAACGCTTTGATAGCTGTGCAGATGAAGATGCCACAGGAACAGCTATACCAGTTGCGCGGCGTGGGCACAGTATTGTGGAATGCCGGATTGCCCGTATTGGATGATTTGCACAACGAAACATACGATTGGAAAGTACCGGACGATGTAAAAAATGACGATAAGAAATTACAGGCGTGGAAAACACAGCGGTATGTGGAAGCTATCAAAACGTTTAAGCCCGGTATTACAATGATGATCATGCATTGCACTGCAACCACTGAAGTGTTTTCACATATTTCAGATTCCGGCCCGGTGCGCAGAGGTGATTTACTGGTAATGCAGGACCCTGTATTTAAAAAAGCGCTGGAAGACGAACATATTATTCTTACAACATGGAAAGAACTTATGGAACGCAGGAGTAAACAGCCCTAA